The Dioscorea cayenensis subsp. rotundata cultivar TDr96_F1 chromosome 8, TDr96_F1_v2_PseudoChromosome.rev07_lg8_w22 25.fasta, whole genome shotgun sequence genome segment GTCCTGATGTGTCAGTTTCCATTACATGATATGCTCAAGCATTAGAACTTTTATTGTTAATCTATAAAGTTGTCTACTTCATCATGTGATTAATCTTGACTGGTATATGCATTAGTTCATTAATTTTACCTGCATTATAAAGTGATCTGCACATTATACTGAAAGCCTCAAGAAGTTGAGTATGCCAATGAAAGAAAAAGTACtgtaagatttttattttctttcccgGTTTTATGCATTCCATTTGACTAATTTTGCTTGTCTTATTGAGCCAGATTGAAAAGTGGAATGAACAGAGGGAGAACGGAAATTTCCCAGGCCCTCTCTAATCGATAGAGGAATCAAAATGCTTCAAGCTAAACGTTCTCTGTTTATAATAAACAGTCAATATGTTGCTATTCGAACTTAGTCTTTGTGTTTGCTTTTCAAATTTCTTTTGAATCAAGATTTTCTGAACTTTTGGATGTTATGCGTTTGGGCAAATGcttcaataagaaaacaatggatcGGCGGTTTTCCTTTTGTTGGCCCTTTTGTTCATGTGAAAGTTTGATTTCATGCTGTCAGCAAGGCAAAAATATGTTACCATTTTTTTGGTTGCGTTCAGAAACCCTAAAAATGGTAtcatttatggttttattttatatgacaAGAATATCTACTACATAATATAAGTTCttatattgaaaaaatttgttataaacctcgcaaaagttctataattgtatatttatcttcagaaaaaatataatcatatatatatccctaaaaaatataagtaattgCGGATATGTCTCTACTGTTAGATTcagttaattaaattttattaattatggttataatttggattaaaatatataaaatgtctAAAATAATCATtgtacaattttattttacaataaatttttttttaagggtatATATGAAAAGAGTATTatggtcattttatatatatttgttaacggatagtttttcaactaatttaaaCTTacgtaattattttttattcagggacaaatatgaaaatttaaaattattccgGGTACACTTGTAAAACAcccttcatatatatacatgtgtgtgtatatgctTAGGAGCTCCAAAGGAGTTGGGATGTCATTGTTAGGATGTGAACATGGATGTGTGTGTGCTTGCgcctgtgtgtgtgtgtgtttttttttttactctataAAATAACCCTAAGATGTGTAAAGATTTTCATGAGGATCAAGAAGGTGAAGGGTGGAAGTAATGACAACAGCAAGAGGATTAGAGAGTGCAGAAAAAGGAGGACCACTTCTTGCAATTGTCCATGATTGCAGATAATATGTAATAAATGATCCAAAAGTTCCCTgaaattttattcaattcactttATTCTCAAATGATGACAGTGGCTTAGTTATTCTGCGGATGTCCTTCAATATCAAGGTCTCTTCCAATCAGCAGAGACTCATGCAAACTACTTTGGACATCATCTTGTTCTGTTGAATCATCTTTTTGATCTACTTTAGCTTTGGTTTCATAATCCTCTGTTTTTCCCCACAGAACCATGTACAATCCACCAACGACAGCAGTAGCACCAATTAAGCTGAAAATTGGAAACAATATTGTCTATTAATATAAcatcaatcaaattattatgtTGAGATGGTGATATTAGTGATTTCAATAATTCAGGTGATGATTTTGTTAGAACAGACCTTCCAACATAGACATTTTCTTGAAGCAGCAATGCACTGAGGATCGTAGTGATCACAAGGCTGAGTGGTGCAAACATTGCAGAAAACACAGGTCCTCTTGATGCAATTACCCAAGATACAAGATAAAATGTCACACCAGATCCAAATATTCCCTGTGTATTAATTATTgtcaatatatatgttatacatGCGatataaagtaattttttagTTCTCATGATTcagattttgatgaaatttacCACAAATAAGCAAGACAGAAGTTGAAAAACAGTTTTGATTATCCAAGCATTTGAATTTGTTTCTATGATTAGTGCCAGGATAAATGATTGCATGGTTGATAAGAAAGACACCCAGGTTGCTAGTGATAATGGATCAAGATAATTCTTACAAATTATTGcctgaaaaacaaaatcaaattgatgatcAGTTGATGGTTCGGTCAGTGTATAAAAAAATCCTgtaaaaatgaagaacaatgaataAATCAGCAACTTGAATTCACCTGCAGAATTAACCAAAGAGACCAACAGCAAATGCTTCCAGTGAGAAATAGGAACCCCTTGATCCATTTTTCTTCTAATAAATTAATGTTATGAAGCTTGGAGCCCTTGTACAAAGCCATGCAAACAGCTCCTGCTACACAGATTAGAGTTCCAAAGATCTTGGCATAGGTTCTCAAGCTTTTTGGTTTTAGTTTCTCAACTCTGCTCATGTttcattgaaaatttttcatcaagagaAAGTGCAGCATGAGATAAATAGTGTGCTATAAATTCTATGGTTTGAAGAGTAGTTCACCCAAAAACAAGAGCCATGAGAAAAGTTGCAGCTGGGAGTGTATTGGTCATTGCAGCAGCCAGAGAAGACAATGATAAATCCAAACCATTGTAGTACAGGTACTGGTGCATGGTGGGACTGAAAATGAGATAAAACATGAATCACAacaactttaattaattaattgcaatCAAAAGAGAGAGCAAAAAAGTCATAAAAATCATACCCAACAAAAGAAGTAAGAAACACCAAAAGAAATCCCTTCAACCCCAAAGCCAATTGATTAATCTTCCCTCTGCTTGCAACATGAATACCAAACAAcataattttacataaaaagaaatgaaatatttttttttctcatccaaagagaaagagagaccTGTTGAGTATGATTGATGTAGGTATCAAGAGAAGTGAAGCTATAGCTTGTCTGTAAACAACGAAGACTATGATGCTCATGCCCTCTGTGAATGCTTCTTTGGAAAAGATGGTCATGCATGAATATATACTTTGCACCACCACCATTGCAACCACTTCTTTCAAACGATGATCAACCCTTCCCTTCATTGCTTGCAGGTGTGTTTGTGTTTTCTATGTTTGAGaaggtttatataaaaaagagaagagagaaggtTTCATATTACATAtatgtatttgagaaattataaGGTTCTACAAAGTAAAGGACCTTTTTTATCATTGCTTTGATTTTTAACTTGGTCCCCATAGTCCATTGATGAGAATTTATGGTATGATAAGACATTATTTTCAAACACAACAACACAATTGACACGCCCTGTCACTGACTTATCACTTATGTCACGCACCATTGGATCAACATTATCACTTTTTGACTTCATCCAAATCGAATTGAAtcattaatttgtaaaattcatATGTAAATTAGTATCGCTGTGATCAAATTTGTATAAacatttgtttttaatcaaataaatttgttttatatttaaggCATAATACTCtgattggtccctctatttttatctctcttctcttttggtccctctactcagaaatgctcctgactagtctctctatttttgaaaatgtgcccacttagttaaaaatactcccaactaatccctctacttttaaaaatgaccaAACTAGAAGGACTAGTTGGGAggattttcaaaagtagagggactagttgggagcatttttaactaagtggacacattttcaaaagtaaaaaaactagtcggagcatttttgagtaaaaggaccaaaagaaaagagagagagaaatacatggactattttggtaattatatttatatttaaatacaaaattaagtGAAACTCAGATATCATGGTTTCATGTGAAAAACTTAGGTGGTGTTTGGTACATTGTAACTGTAAATATAGTCGATTTTCAGTTATAATGTAATTGGAAATACACTGAT includes the following:
- the LOC120266600 gene encoding WAT1-related protein At4g28040-like; the protein is MKGRVDHRLKEVVAMVVVQSIYSCMTIFSKEAFTEGMSIIVFVVYRQAIASLLLIPTSIILNRGKINQLALGLKGFLLVFLTSFVGPTMHQYLYYNGLDLSLSSLAAAMTNTLPAATFLMALVFGVEKLKPKSLRTYAKIFGTLICVAGAVCMALYKGSKLHNINLLEEKWIKGFLFLTGSICCWSLWLILQAIICKNYLDPLSLATWVSFLSTMQSFILALIIETNSNAWIIKTVFQLLSCLFVGIFGSGVTFYLVSWVIASRGPVFSAMFAPLSLVITTILSALLLQENVYVGSLIGATAVVGGLYMVLWGKTEDYETKAKVDQKDDSTEQDDVQSSLHESLLIGRDLDIEGHPQNN